In Pseudomonas sp. GCEP-101, one DNA window encodes the following:
- a CDS encoding LysE family translocator → MTLFFAALLFGIVFCLSPGAVLADTLRRGLKGGFRPALLVQFGSLIGDAVWALIGLTGLALLLGHETLRLPLTLASAAYLAWLGVQSLRDARQVGGVEEGDSAEHHAGAFASGAMLSLSNPKNIVYWGALGGAMAGLVDGVPTLADSLVFFAGFMTASVLCCFLCAALVDWLRRNASPRWHRVSHALCGVVLLVLAGLALRGI, encoded by the coding sequence ATGACCCTGTTTTTCGCCGCGCTGCTGTTCGGCATCGTCTTCTGCCTGTCGCCCGGCGCGGTCCTCGCCGATACCCTGCGCCGCGGTTTGAAGGGCGGCTTCCGCCCGGCGCTGCTGGTGCAGTTCGGCTCGCTGATCGGTGACGCGGTGTGGGCGCTGATCGGCCTGACCGGGCTGGCGCTGCTGCTGGGCCACGAGACGTTGCGCCTGCCGCTGACCCTGGCCAGCGCAGCCTACCTGGCCTGGCTAGGTGTGCAGAGCCTGCGCGATGCGCGCCAGGTTGGCGGGGTAGAGGAGGGCGACAGCGCCGAACACCACGCCGGCGCCTTCGCTTCCGGGGCCATGCTGTCGCTGTCGAACCCGAAGAACATCGTCTACTGGGGCGCCCTGGGCGGCGCCATGGCCGGGCTGGTGGACGGCGTGCCGACGCTGGCGGACTCGCTGGTGTTCTTCGCCGGCTTCATGACCGCCTCGGTGCTCTGCTGCTTCCTCTGTGCCGCGCTGGTGGACTGGCTCCGACGCAACGCCTCGCCGCGCTGGCACCGGGTGAGCCATGCGTTGTGCGGGGTCGTGCTGCTGGTGCTGGCGGGGTTGGCGTTGCGGGGGATCTGA
- a CDS encoding 16S rRNA (uracil(1498)-N(3))-methyltransferase encodes MRLSRFFIDAPLSLGQHELPEAQAHYIGRVLRHTAGDAVQLFDGSGREYLGELIEVGKKNVRVELREAFDGQAESPLRVHLGQGLSRGERMDWAIQKATELGASEITPIVSERCEVRLKDERADKRMAHWRQVAISACEQCGRSVLPVLNAPITLADWLESCEAQLKLVLHPVAEPLTSHDKPSSLAFLIGPEGGLSEAEVEQAKGAGFHAARLGPRVLRTETAPVVALSVAQQLWGDF; translated from the coding sequence ATGCGCCTTTCCCGCTTCTTCATCGACGCCCCGCTCTCCCTCGGCCAGCACGAACTGCCCGAAGCCCAGGCCCACTACATCGGCCGCGTGCTGCGGCACACCGCTGGCGACGCCGTGCAACTGTTCGACGGCTCGGGCCGCGAGTACCTGGGCGAACTGATCGAGGTGGGCAAGAAGAACGTCCGCGTGGAACTGCGCGAAGCCTTCGACGGCCAGGCCGAATCGCCGCTGCGCGTGCACCTGGGCCAGGGCCTGTCCCGCGGCGAGCGCATGGACTGGGCGATCCAGAAGGCCACCGAACTGGGCGCCAGCGAAATCACCCCGATCGTCAGCGAACGCTGCGAAGTGCGCCTGAAGGACGAACGCGCCGACAAGCGCATGGCCCACTGGCGCCAGGTGGCGATCAGCGCCTGCGAGCAATGCGGCCGCTCGGTGCTGCCGGTGCTCAACGCGCCGATCACCCTCGCCGACTGGCTGGAAAGCTGCGAAGCGCAGCTCAAGCTGGTGCTGCACCCGGTCGCCGAGCCGCTCACCAGCCACGACAAACCATCCAGCCTGGCCTTCCTGATCGGCCCGGAGGGCGGCTTGAGCGAGGCGGAAGTGGAACAGGCCAAGGGCGCTGGCTTCCACGCCGCACGACTGGGGCCGCGCGTGCTGCGCACCGAGACGGCGCCGGTGGTGGCGTTGAGCGTGGCGCAGCAGCTGTGGGGCGATTTCTAA